The genomic DNA ACGTACATGATGATGTTAGCCATTATCTAATCCCCCTTTCTGTGGTCTGTTTTTAATGTTTTTTTCATAGCCTTCTTCACTTGGGCGGAAGAAGGCCTTTTCCTTTGAGACATATTCCTGTTCAACAAAATGCCCTTCGAAATCATGCGGATATTTGTATCCTGCACCGGCGCCGATCCTGGCTGCGCCTTTGTAATTAGCGCTCTTAAGATGGTCAGGCACAGGTGCAAGCCTTTCCTTTCTTACATCTGCAAGTGCATTTTCTATCGCCAGATAAGAGGCGTTGCTTTTAGGCGCGGTCGATATGTAGATAACTGCCTGAGCAAGGGGGATGCGTCCTTCCGGCATGCCGATCGATTCTACCGCCTGTTTTGCGGCAACAGCAAGCTGGAGCGCTCTGGGGTCGGCGTTTCCTACATCCTCAGACGCGCATATCATGATCCGTCTTGCAATGAATAAAGGGTCTTCGCCTGCCTCTATCATCTTGGCAAGCCAGTATAGCGCAGCATCCGGGTCGCTGCCTCTCATGCTCTTGATAAATGCGGAAATAGTATTGTAGTGCTCATCTTCGCTGTAATATATGGATTTGCGCTGTAATAAGTCTTTGGCCAGCCCTAAATCAAAGCTGGATATTTCTTTGCTGTTTAATACAAATGCCCCGAGTTCAACTATATTAA from Thermodesulfovibrionia bacterium includes the following:
- a CDS encoding replication-associated recombination protein A; this translates as MDLFRSDKTSPLAWRMQPVTLEEFLGQSHILGKGKPLREAIEKDSIVSLILYGPPGTGKTALAHIIAKKTNALFIALNAVTSGVSDIKDALKEAKGSGKTILFVDEIHRFNKLQQDALLPDVESGNVSLIGASTQNPFFSIIPALSSRSMIFQFLPLSKDDIKQLVTNAVNDNERGIGSFNIKIEPDAMDFIAEASEGDARKALNIVELGAFVLNSKEISSFDLGLAKDLLQRKSIYYSEDEHYNTISAFIKSMRGSDPDAALYWLAKMIEAGEDPLFIARRIMICASEDVGNADPRALQLAVAAKQAVESIGMPEGRIPLAQAVIYISTAPKSNASYLAIENALADVRKERLAPVPDHLKSANYKGAARIGAGAGYKYPHDFEGHFVEQEYVSKEKAFFRPSEEGYEKNIKNRPQKGGLDNG